A single window of Chloroflexota bacterium DNA harbors:
- a CDS encoding 2-oxo acid dehydrogenase subunit E2: MPTKIIMPQLGESVVEGTVGKWLKNEGEAVKEFEPIMEVTTDKVDTEVTAIANGVLLKILIPNGTTVTAGTLLGWIGQPGEVVAADVGGPPTHAQPQTTQPPNHLTAQQPSRDLGFISPVVAKLAAEHKVDLQQVKGTGASGRITKKDVLAFVEAQQTKTSEVLETSEVSEELAPWEKPGDGDLFRPPELQMAAPPVIPPVVNGGDRGGAVGDTFLPLSNIRKSIADHMVRSKHTSPHVTTVFEVDMGKVAAHREANKTQFARDGVNLTFTAYFVAASASALKAFPMVNSSFADDKIVLKRDVNIGVAVSLGEEGLIVPVVKQADEKSLLGLARAVNDLANRARAKQLKPDEVQGGTFTITNHGVSGSLFATPIINQPQCAILGVGMIQKRVVVTTGDAIAIRPMCYISLTFDHRILDGALADYFVAKVKEVLEGWGGE, from the coding sequence ATGCCCACAAAAATCATCATGCCCCAACTTGGCGAGTCGGTTGTTGAAGGCACAGTTGGCAAGTGGTTGAAGAACGAAGGCGAGGCGGTGAAGGAGTTTGAGCCGATCATGGAAGTGACCACCGACAAGGTGGACACCGAAGTGACGGCCATCGCTAACGGTGTCCTGCTCAAGATTCTGATTCCAAACGGGACAACCGTCACTGCCGGGACATTGCTCGGCTGGATCGGCCAGCCCGGCGAAGTGGTAGCCGCCGACGTGGGTGGGCCGCCGACTCACGCCCAACCTCAAACCACCCAACCACCTAACCACCTGACCGCCCAACAGCCGTCGCGAGACCTGGGTTTTATTTCCCCCGTCGTCGCCAAGCTTGCCGCCGAGCACAAGGTTGACCTGCAACAGGTAAAAGGCACAGGCGCGAGTGGGCGCATCACCAAGAAAGATGTGCTGGCCTTTGTTGAGGCGCAACAGACCAAGACTTCCGAAGTTTTAGAAACTTCGGAAGTCTCAGAAGAACTTGCGCCCTGGGAGAAGCCGGGCGACGGCGACCTCTTCCGTCCGCCGGAGTTGCAGATGGCGGCCCCCCCTGTCATCCCCCCTGTTGTAAACGGGGGGGACAGAGGGGGGGCTGTTGGCGACACCTTCCTCCCTCTCTCCAACATCCGCAAATCCATCGCTGACCACATGGTGCGAAGCAAGCATACCTCGCCGCACGTGACGACGGTGTTCGAAGTGGACATGGGCAAAGTGGCGGCGCACCGCGAGGCCAACAAAACCCAGTTCGCCCGTGACGGCGTCAACCTGACCTTCACCGCCTATTTTGTGGCGGCCTCGGCCTCGGCGCTCAAAGCCTTCCCGATGGTGAACAGTTCCTTTGCCGACGACAAGATTGTGCTCAAGCGCGATGTCAATATCGGTGTAGCCGTCTCGCTTGGCGAAGAAGGGCTGATCGTGCCGGTCGTCAAGCAGGCCGACGAGAAATCTCTGCTCGGCCTGGCTCGCGCCGTGAACGACCTCGCTAACCGCGCCCGGGCCAAGCAGTTGAAGCCTGACGAAGTGCAGGGCGGCACGTTCACTATCACCAATCATGGCGTGTCCGGCTCGCTCTTCGCCACGCCCATCATCAACCAGCCGCAGTGCGCCATCCTCGGCGTTGGCATGATTCAAAAGCGTGTGGTCGTCACCACCGGCGACGCCATCGCCATCCGGCCCATGTGCTACATCTCGCTGACGTTCGACCATCGCATTCTGGACGGCGCGTTGGCGGATTATTTTGTGGCGAAGGTGAAAGAGGTGCTGGAGGGGTGGGGCGGAGAATAA
- a CDS encoding alpha-ketoacid dehydrogenase subunit beta: MPEMTLIEAIRQAMDEELARDDCVFVTGEDVGPRGGVFRATQGLYEKYGPRRVIDSPLAELSIVGIGIGAAVYGMRPICEVQFADFIFPAFNQILNEAARMFYRSGGEWQAPMVIRSPYGGGVGGGLYHSQSVEAFFAHIPGLKVVIPSNPKDAKGLLKSAVRDPNPVMFFEPKKGYRLIKGEVPEGEYTVPIGPANVSREGTDLTVFAYGIMHYYCLQAAEIVAREGISVEVVDLRTLLPVDKKTILSSVKKTGKALVVHEDNLTGGYGGEVAAIIADEAFTDLDAPVKRLGGPDVPAVPFSHPLQDWFMPNPEKIAKAVRELAAY, encoded by the coding sequence ATGCCTGAAATGACACTCATCGAAGCCATCCGCCAGGCGATGGACGAAGAGCTGGCCCGCGACGATTGCGTCTTCGTCACCGGCGAAGACGTGGGGCCGCGCGGCGGCGTCTTCCGGGCCACGCAGGGCCTCTACGAAAAATACGGTCCGCGGCGCGTCATCGACTCGCCACTGGCCGAGTTGTCCATCGTCGGCATCGGCATCGGGGCGGCGGTGTACGGCATGAGGCCCATTTGCGAAGTTCAGTTCGCCGACTTCATCTTCCCGGCCTTCAACCAGATTCTCAACGAAGCGGCGCGCATGTTTTATCGTTCCGGCGGCGAGTGGCAGGCGCCGATGGTGATTCGCTCGCCTTACGGCGGCGGCGTGGGCGGCGGCCTCTATCACTCGCAAAGCGTGGAAGCCTTTTTCGCCCACATCCCCGGCCTCAAAGTCGTTATCCCGTCCAACCCAAAGGACGCCAAAGGCCTGCTCAAGTCGGCGGTGCGCGACCCGAACCCGGTGATGTTCTTCGAGCCGAAGAAAGGGTATCGGTTGATCAAGGGTGAGGTGCCGGAAGGCGAGTACACCGTTCCAATCGGCCCGGCCAACGTCAGCCGCGAAGGAACCGATCTCACCGTGTTCGCTTACGGCATCATGCACTACTATTGTTTGCAGGCGGCGGAGATCGTGGCGCGAGAGGGCATCAGCGTTGAAGTGGTGGACTTGCGGACGTTGTTGCCGGTGGACAAAAAGACGATCCTGTCGTCGGTGAAGAAGACGGGCAAGGCGCTTGTCGTTCACGAAGACAACCTCACCGGCGGCTACGGCGGCGAAGTGGCCGCCATCATCGCCGACGAAGCCTTCACCGATCTCGATGCCCCCGTCAAGCGCCTCGGCGGCCCGGACGTGCCGGCTGTGCCGTTCAGCCATCCGTTGCAAGACTGGTTCATGCCGAACCCGGAGAAGATTGCGAAGGCGGTGCGGGAACTGGCGGCCTACTAA
- a CDS encoding thiamine pyrophosphate-dependent dehydrogenase E1 component subunit alpha, which produces MELSKETLLEMYYAMLRSRRLDERSWVLHRQGKIVFHISGMGHEASHIGAAFALKPGKDWFVPYYRDLGLMLCFGLTPREFMLSLYGKKGEASSGARQMPSHFGLRRCNVVSTSAPVATQIPHAAGIGLGMKMRGDDAVVLTCIGEGSTSQGEWYEGLNWAAVHKLPVICLVQNNQYAISVPSHLQMAVPNVADRAAAFGMPGLVVDGNDVLAVHRVMKEAVDRARRGGGPTLIESKTYRPVPHSSDDDDRSYRSREEVNEWKKRDPLLLFKAHLESQGYLPAAVNDDYERKAVAEVDDAQKFAESAPYPEIEWALGPVYAEEAHHA; this is translated from the coding sequence ATGGAGTTGAGCAAGGAAACTCTGCTCGAAATGTATTACGCCATGCTCCGGTCGCGCCGCCTCGACGAGCGCTCGTGGGTTCTGCACCGGCAAGGCAAAATTGTGTTTCACATTTCCGGCATGGGCCACGAGGCCAGCCACATCGGCGCGGCCTTTGCCCTCAAGCCCGGCAAGGACTGGTTCGTGCCTTATTACCGCGACCTGGGGTTGATGCTGTGCTTTGGCCTGACGCCGCGCGAGTTCATGCTCTCGCTCTATGGCAAGAAAGGCGAGGCTTCGTCCGGGGCGCGGCAAATGCCGTCGCACTTCGGTTTGCGGCGGTGCAACGTGGTTTCGACTTCGGCCCCGGTTGCCACCCAAATTCCGCACGCCGCCGGAATCGGCCTGGGGATGAAGATGCGCGGCGACGATGCGGTGGTGCTGACTTGCATCGGCGAAGGCTCGACCTCGCAGGGCGAGTGGTACGAGGGCCTGAACTGGGCCGCCGTCCACAAACTGCCCGTCATTTGCCTGGTGCAGAATAATCAGTACGCGATCTCGGTGCCGAGTCATTTGCAGATGGCCGTGCCCAACGTGGCCGACCGGGCCGCCGCCTTTGGCATGCCCGGCCTGGTGGTGGATGGCAACGATGTGCTGGCCGTGCACCGGGTGATGAAAGAAGCCGTTGACCGCGCCCGGCGCGGCGGCGGCCCAACCCTGATCGAGTCCAAGACTTACCGCCCCGTGCCCCACTCCTCTGATGACGATGATCGCTCGTATCGCTCGCGTGAAGAAGTGAATGAATGGAAGAAGCGTGATCCCCTGTTGTTGTTCAAAGCGCATCTTGAATCGCAAGGCTACCTGCCGGCGGCGGTGAACGACGACTACGAGCGCAAGGCCGTAGCCGAAGTGGACGACGCCCAGAAATTTGCCGAGAGCGCGCCGTATCCTGAGATCGAGTGGGCGCTTGGCCCAGTGTACGCCGAGGAGGCCCATCATGCCTGA
- a CDS encoding PAS domain S-box protein: MVRDFPPGRDSLPGWNDESSLKLEALWREIDSLQGWVPPEKLEVLRLSLSELLKAVDKGISATAPQPQIDKAYQTLVEDELRQQNEELTLARQMVDAERQRYRELFDFAPDGYLVTSSVGTILDANHAAAALLGARKEFLIGKPLIEFVVHKDRAVFSARLADLQSGALEKAFDWEIELQAKEALPVPASLTVGGVRNSDGQLVGLRWSLRDVAERKRLEVERSRSEEQFRLVFEWGPVGMAIVELNGRYARVNQAFCNITGYTTPELLSRTYKDITHPDDLATNLMLDERLLRGDIPDFQVEKRYLRKGGQVVNVLLHATLMRDSLGQPSSYIAQVIDITERKQAEEALKDSQRFIQHVANTMPDILYVYDLAESRNIYANHQVAEVLGYLPEQIQAMGSGLLSQLTHADDLERLEEHLRRFSGMKDDEVTEIEYRMKAADGRWHWLSSREMVFARAGTGNPTQVLGLARDITERKRAEELLHDAEARYRVLAESAQALITRSTPEGVYLYVSPACRTLLGFEPEDMVGHSGYEFLHPDDLPATQASNKTLDQLPDTFTLTHRLRHKDGSYRWLLTTLRVARDPQTNKVVELLAISRNVAQD; encoded by the coding sequence ATGGTAAGGGATTTTCCTCCCGGTCGAGATAGTTTGCCAGGCTGGAACGACGAGTCATCTCTCAAGTTAGAGGCCTTGTGGCGGGAGATCGATTCTCTGCAAGGGTGGGTGCCCCCGGAGAAGCTGGAGGTCTTGCGCCTCAGCTTGTCTGAATTACTGAAAGCCGTAGACAAAGGAATCTCAGCCACAGCCCCACAGCCACAAATTGATAAAGCTTATCAAACCCTCGTAGAGGACGAGCTACGCCAGCAGAACGAAGAGCTGACTCTGGCCCGGCAGATGGTGGACGCCGAGCGCCAACGCTACCGTGAGTTGTTTGATTTTGCCCCAGACGGCTATCTGGTCACCAGTTCGGTGGGGACAATTTTGGACGCCAACCACGCGGCGGCGGCCCTGTTGGGGGCGCGCAAAGAATTCCTGATCGGCAAGCCGTTGATAGAGTTTGTCGTTCACAAGGATCGGGCCGTGTTTTCGGCCAGGCTGGCTGATTTGCAGAGCGGCGCGCTCGAAAAAGCCTTTGACTGGGAAATTGAATTACAGGCCAAAGAAGCGTTGCCGGTTCCGGCTTCGCTCACGGTGGGCGGGGTGCGAAATTCGGATGGGCAGTTGGTGGGCCTGCGCTGGTCGCTGCGCGACGTTGCCGAACGCAAACGGCTTGAGGTCGAACGGAGCCGGAGCGAGGAGCAATTCCGACTGGTGTTTGAGTGGGGGCCGGTCGGTATGGCAATCGTCGAACTGAATGGGCGCTATGCGCGTGTCAATCAGGCGTTTTGCAACATCACCGGCTATACCACCCCCGAGTTGTTGAGCCGCACCTACAAAGACATCACTCACCCCGACGACCTGGCCACAAACCTGATGCTGGATGAGAGACTCTTGCGCGGCGACATCCCCGACTTCCAGGTGGAGAAACGGTATTTGAGAAAAGGCGGGCAGGTGGTGAATGTTCTGCTTCACGCGACTCTGATGCGCGACTCGCTGGGCCAACCCTCCAGCTACATTGCCCAGGTGATTGACATCACTGAACGCAAACAGGCGGAAGAGGCATTAAAGGATAGCCAGCGTTTTATCCAGCATGTTGCCAACACCATGCCCGACATTCTTTACGTATATGATCTGGCTGAAAGCCGGAACATTTATGCCAACCATCAAGTCGCGGAAGTGCTGGGTTACCTGCCGGAGCAGATTCAGGCTATGGGTTCCGGGCTTTTGTCTCAACTGACGCACGCCGATGATCTGGAGAGACTCGAGGAACACCTCAGGCGGTTTTCGGGCATGAAGGATGACGAGGTGACCGAAATCGAATACAGAATGAAGGCGGCAGATGGCCGGTGGCATTGGCTGAGCAGCCGGGAAATGGTGTTTGCCCGCGCCGGTACTGGAAACCCGACTCAGGTGCTGGGCCTGGCGCGCGACATCACCGAACGCAAACGCGCCGAGGAGTTGTTGCACGACGCTGAGGCCCGCTATCGCGTTCTGGCTGAAAGCGCCCAGGCGCTGATCACCCGATCAACACCAGAGGGTGTTTACCTTTACGTTTCACCAGCCTGCCGGACGTTGCTGGGCTTTGAGCCGGAAGACATGGTGGGCCACTCCGGTTACGAGTTTTTGCACCCCGACGATTTGCCAGCCACTCAGGCCTCAAATAAAACGCTGGATCAACTGCCGGATACCTTCACGCTCACGCATCGCCTTCGTCATAAAGATGGCAGTTACCGCTGGTTGCTCACCACCCTTCGCGTCGCGCGCGATCCTCAAACCAACAAGGTAGTGGAACTTCTTGCCATTTCACGCAACGTTGCTCAGGACTGA